From the genome of Sulfitobacter pacificus, one region includes:
- a CDS encoding TRAP transporter small permease subunit — protein MPSLISRLHQLNDWVALAAGFVLLASVLSTLFDIVARQFQMSLGGTDELSGYAMAIATSWGMAYTLTNKAHVRIDVIRAQTSDRIRPLFDCLSITALAGTALFIAVKAWPVLEKSIRNNSTANTTLETPLWIPQSLWIIGWAWFAFTAVVLTASAFWSLMKRDLDAFDASVGMGESE, from the coding sequence AACGATTGGGTTGCGCTGGCGGCAGGATTTGTCCTGCTGGCCAGTGTCCTGTCGACCCTGTTTGATATCGTTGCCCGTCAATTCCAGATGTCTCTGGGTGGGACAGACGAGCTTTCAGGCTATGCGATGGCCATCGCGACGAGCTGGGGGATGGCATATACCCTGACAAACAAGGCACATGTGCGCATCGATGTGATCCGCGCGCAGACCAGTGACCGCATTCGGCCCTTGTTTGATTGCCTGTCGATCACCGCGCTTGCCGGGACGGCCCTGTTTATCGCCGTAAAAGCCTGGCCGGTTCTGGAAAAATCCATTCGCAACAACTCAACGGCCAATACCACGTTGGAAACACCGCTTTGGATACCACAATCGCTGTGGATCATCGGCTGGGCGTGGTTCGCCTTTACTGCCGTGGTGCTGACGGCCAGCGCATTCTGGTCACTCATGAAACGCGATCTCGATGCCTTTGATGCATCGGTCGGCATGGGGGAAAGCGAATGA